A stretch of Gossypium hirsutum isolate 1008001.06 chromosome A06, Gossypium_hirsutum_v2.1, whole genome shotgun sequence DNA encodes these proteins:
- the LOC107955358 gene encoding heat shock 70 kDa protein 17, with protein MLFRLGIFLSLLSLFLIRSESAVSSIDLGSEWLKVAVVNLKPGQSPITIAINEMSKRKSPALVAFQSETRLLGEEAAGIVARYPDKVFSNLRDMIGKPYQDVKRSADSMYLPFDVVEDSRGAAKIRVSSDVSYSVEELLGMILKYASNLAEFHSKVTVKDAVISVPPYFGQAERKGLLKAAEMAGINVISLINEHSGAALQYGIDKDFSNESRHVILYDMGSSSTYAALIFYSAYNAKEFGKTVSVNQFQVKDVRWDSELGGQNMELRLVEYFADEFNKQVENGVDVRKHPKAMAKLKKQVKRTKEILSANTAAPISVESLYDDRDFRSTITREKFEELCADLWDKSLVPVKEVLKHSGLKADDIYAVELIGGATRVPKLQATLQEYFGRKDLDKHLDADEAIVLGSALHAANLSDGIKLNRKLGMVDGSSYGFVVELDGADLSKDEVTRLLLVPRMKKLPSKIFKSINHGKDFEVSLAYDREDLLPPGITSPVFAHYAVSGLTDTAEKYLSRNLSAPIKTNLHFSLSRSGILSLDQADAVIQITEWIEVPKKNLTVENTTSASPNASVDNGTNSTSEESNSNSESDGGVSTGSNSTVEEPSTTDLGTERKLKKRTFKIPLKIVEKTTGPGMPFSKESLAESKHRLEALDKKDAERRRTAELKNNLEEYIYATKEKLETSEDFEKVSSNDERQSVIKKLDEVQEWLYTDGEDANASEFQDRLNSLKATADPIFFRFKELTARPEAVEVARQYLSDLKQTIHGWETEKPWLPKERIDELSTSMDKLKTWLDEKEAEQKKTSGYGTPVFTSEEVYEKVFNLQDKAASVKRIPKPKPKVEKPVKNETESKSENTTSSEKDTSENDKPVGDSDSSTNEKVKGGSEPHDEL; from the exons ATGCTATTCCGATTAGGGATATTCTTATCCCTGCTATCGTTATTCCTAATTAGGTCGGAGTCGGCTGTTTCAAGCATAGATCTAGGTTCAGAATGGCTAAAAGTGGCCGTCGTGAACCTGAAACCTGGCCAAAGTCCGATCACCATAGCCATCAACGAGATGTCCAAGCGGAAATCCCCAGCGTTGGTCGCATTCCAATCGGAGACTCGCTTGCTCGGTGAAGAAGCCGCCGGGATCGTTGCTCGTTATCCCGACAAAGTGTTCTCCAATCTTCGAGACATGATTGGGAAGCCCTATCAAGACGTCAAGCGCTCCGCCGATTCAATGTACCTTCCGTTTGATGTAGTTGAAGATTCTAGAGGCGCTGCCAAGATTCGAGTTTCGAGCGATGTTAGTTACTCCGTTGAGGAGTTGTTGGGGATGATTTTGAAGTACGCGTCGAATTTGGCGGAGTTTCATTCTAAAGTGACGGTTAAAGATGCGGTGATTTCGGTGCCGCCGTATTTTGGACAGGCGGAGAGGAAAGGGTTGTTGAAGGCGGCGGAAATGGCCGGAATAAACGTCATTTCGCTGATAAACGAGCATTCGGGGGCGGCATTACAGTATGGGATCGATAAAGATTTCTCGAATGAGTCGAGACATGTGATTTTGTATGATATGGGTTCGAGTAGTACTTATGCAGCTCTTATTTTTTATTCTGCTTATAATGCGAAGGAGTTCGGGAAAACTGTTTCTGTCAACCAATTTCAG GTGAAGGATGTTAGATGGGACTCAGAATTAGGAGGACAGAACATGGAATTACGGCTGGTGGAGTATTTTGCAGATGAGTTCAATAAACAAGTTGAAAATGGGGTCGATGTGAGGAAGCATCCCAAGGCAATGGCTAAGTTGAAGAAACAGGTTAAGCGTACAAAAGAAATTTTAAGTGCAAATACAGCAGCTCCAATATCTGTTGAATCCCTCTATGATGATCGGGATTTCAG GAGCACCATAACTCGTGAGAAGTTCGAAGAGCTCTGTGCAGATCTTTGGGATAAATCTCTTGTACCTGTAAAAGAAGTGCTTAAGCATTCAGGTCTTAAAGCTGATGATATATATGCTGTGGAGCTGATTGGAGGTGCTACTAGAGTTCCAAAGTTGCAG GCTACACTCCAGGAATATTTTGGAAGGAAAGATCTAGACAAACATCTCGATGCTGATGAAGCTATCGTTCTTGGTTCTGCACTACATGCTGCAAATTTAAGTGATGGAATTAAGTTGAATCGTAAGCTGGGGATGGTTGATGGTTCCTCCTATGGTTTTGTTGTTGAATTAGATGGGGCTGATCTCTCAAAAGATGAGGTGACCAGGCTTTTACTTGTTCCAAGGATGAAAAAACTTCCCAGCAAG ATTTTCAAGTCCATTAATCACGGTAAAGATTTTGAAGTATCACTTGCCTACGATCGTGAAGATCTTTTACCTCCAGGGATAACCTCTCCTGTATTTGCTCACTATGCGGTGTCTGGTTTAACAGATACAGCTGAGAA GTACTTATCAAGGAATTTGTCTGCTCCCATCAAAACAAACTTGCATTTCTCTCTTAGTAGAAGTGGAATTCTTTCTTTGGATCAAGCAGATGCTGTTATCCAAATAACAGAATGGATAGAAGTTCCTAAAAAGAATTTGACTGTAGAGAACACAACCAGTGCTTCCCCCAATGCTTCTGTTGACAATGGTACTAATAGTACTTCTGAAGAAAGTAACAGTAACTCAGAGTCAGATGGCGGAGTTAGTACTGGGTCTAACAGTACTGTTGAAGAACCAAGTACAACGGATCTTGGTACAGAAAGAAAACTAAAGAAGCGGACCTTTAAAATTCCACTGAAG ATAGTGGAGAAAACAACAGGACCTGGAATGCCTTTTTCAAAAGAATCTTTGGCTGAATCTAAACATAGATTGGAAGCATTGGACAAGAAGGATGCAGAGCGAAGAAGAACAGCAGAGTTAAAAAATAACCttgaagaatatatatatgctacGAAAGAGAAG CTTGAAACATCTGAAGACTTTGAAAAAGTATCTTCAAATGATGAGCGCCAATCTGTTATCAAAAAGCTTGATGAG GTTCAAGAATGGTTGTATACTGATGGTGAAGATGCGAATGCCTCGGAGTTTCAAGATCGTCTAAATTCATTAAAAGCAACAGCTGATCCAATATTTTTCCG ATTTAAGGAGTTGACTGCACGGCCAGAAGCAGTAGAAGTTGCTCGACAATATCTCTCTGACTTGAAACAG ACTATTCATGGGTGGGAGACAGAAAAACCCTGGCTGCCGAAAGAAAGAATAGACGAG TTGTCGACCAGTATGGACAAGTTGAAGACTTGGTTGGATGAGAAGGAGGCAGAGCAAAAGAA GACGTCTGGATACGGCACACCTGTTTTCACATCTGAAGAAGTATACGAGAAGGTGTTCAATTTGCAAGACAAG GCTGCTAGTGTCAAGAGAATTCCGAAGCCAAAACCTAAAGTCGAGAAGCCCGTAAAGAATGAAACCGAGAGCAAATCAGAGAACACAACCAGTTCTGAGAAGGATACCTCCGAAAATGACAAACCCGTGGGGGACTCAGATAGCTCAACCAACGAAAAAGTAAAAGGAGGATCCGAGCCACACGACGAGTTATAA